A genomic region of Desulfocurvibacter africanus subsp. africanus DSM 2603 contains the following coding sequences:
- a CDS encoding GNAT family N-acetyltransferase has protein sequence MISKIYKNLVIRAVRLEDAEAISRVQNAAVRRIPEGSPTKDVAAWSGASSPASVRRNMVHGVVGFVAEIDGEIAGFAVLAGNVVRIVCVHPDHSGSGLGSALLAKVEQEAMRRGQHILRLSASPSAKPFYRSRGYCVVRENTRQLPLDECLPCVEMAKTIAS, from the coding sequence ATGATCAGCAAGATCTATAAAAACCTTGTTATCCGCGCGGTCCGGCTGGAAGACGCCGAGGCCATCTCTCGTGTGCAAAACGCGGCCGTGCGCCGCATCCCCGAGGGCAGCCCCACCAAGGACGTCGCAGCCTGGAGCGGAGCCAGTTCGCCCGCGAGCGTCCGCCGCAACATGGTTCACGGCGTGGTCGGCTTCGTGGCCGAGATAGACGGCGAGATAGCGGGCTTTGCCGTACTCGCCGGCAATGTGGTGCGCATCGTGTGCGTGCACCCCGACCACTCCGGCTCCGGCCTGGGCTCGGCCCTGCTGGCCAAGGTGGAGCAGGAGGCCATGCGTCGCGGCCAGCACATTCTGCGCCTGAGCGCCTCTCCCAGCGCCAAGCCTTTCTACCGCTCGCGCGGTTATTGCGTCGTGCGCGAGAACACCCGTCAATTGCCGCTGGATGAATGTCTGCCTTGCGTGGAGATGGCCAAGACCATCGCCTCCTGA
- a CDS encoding rubredoxin-like domain-containing protein — MTEKTSENMRQALADTSLEAARTSVLAKLAQKSGRPDAARLLKALALADEAQARRILALARGKLGGLDDGLRDLARRKAQEDALRLKQEQALAEGRATEAALFGQIIQAGRSHAELLIDPDKTPPALFACQICGYLIHTEAPENCPVCQAVRERFDKVE, encoded by the coding sequence ATGACGGAGAAGACTAGCGAGAACATGCGTCAGGCCTTGGCGGATACGTCCCTGGAGGCGGCCCGCACCTCCGTGTTGGCCAAGCTGGCCCAAAAGTCCGGGCGGCCGGACGCGGCCCGGCTGCTCAAGGCCCTGGCCCTGGCCGATGAGGCGCAGGCCAGACGCATCCTGGCCCTGGCCAGGGGCAAGCTAGGCGGTCTGGATGACGGACTGCGCGACCTGGCCCGGCGCAAGGCCCAGGAAGACGCTCTGCGGCTGAAGCAGGAGCAGGCCTTGGCCGAAGGCAGGGCCACTGAAGCCGCGCTTTTCGGGCAGATCATCCAGGCCGGCCGCAGCCATGCGGAGCTGTTGATCGACCCTGACAAGACACCGCCGGCTTTGTTCGCCTGCCAGATATGCGGCTACCTGATCCACACCGAGGCGCCGGAGAACTGTCCGGTCTGCCAGGCAGTGCGCGAAAGATTCGACAAGGTCGAGTAG
- a CDS encoding PHP domain-containing protein: protein MLFDLHLHTTRYSGCSALSPRRACELALERGLHGLVITEHRIRWPEAELATLREASPGLLLLSGMEVTLVEGYDVVLLGDALPERSPRFMRTRDLEGMLAPVREQVFAFVAHPFRYTDARDKRLERILALVDGIEMSSVNILRAGFSGKDTYVSSAAALYEQARRDFGLVPVWATDAHSEEAVGALATQIPGRVESMADLVVALKSGGTQEHQNSKLLRRILS, encoded by the coding sequence ATGCTTTTCGACTTGCATCTGCACACCACGCGCTATTCCGGCTGCTCGGCCCTCTCGCCCCGACGGGCCTGCGAACTGGCGCTGGAGCGCGGCTTGCACGGCCTGGTCATCACCGAGCACCGCATCCGCTGGCCCGAGGCGGAGCTTGCGACCTTGCGCGAAGCCTCTCCCGGCCTGCTGCTGCTCTCGGGCATGGAAGTCACCTTGGTCGAGGGCTATGACGTGGTGCTCCTGGGCGACGCATTGCCCGAGCGCTCGCCCAGGTTCATGCGCACCAGGGACCTGGAGGGCATGCTCGCGCCGGTGCGGGAACAGGTCTTCGCCTTCGTGGCCCACCCGTTCCGCTACACCGACGCTCGCGACAAGCGCCTGGAGCGGATACTGGCGCTCGTGGACGGAATCGAGATGAGCTCGGTGAACATCCTGCGCGCCGGGTTTTCCGGCAAGGATACGTATGTGTCCAGTGCAGCTGCATTGTACGAACAGGCCCGGCGGGATTTCGGCCTGGTGCCGGTCTGGGCCACGGACGCACACTCCGAGGAGGCCGTGGGCGCGTTGGCCACGCAGATCCCCGGCCGCGTGGAGTCCATGGCCGATCTGGTGGTGGCGCTCAAGTCCGGAGGTACGCAGGAGCATCAGAACAGCAAGCTGCTGCGCCGGATTCTGTCCTGA
- a CDS encoding GNAT family N-acetyltransferase gives MSHLMDSITPVGNDTGRSDAPVTVRAARLDDAAGLLRLMREVDVETPFMIYGKGERSLSVEDTRNLLVEAGLVRGLAMFVAQVGPELAGYTLAVSGGLARTRHCVRISALAVRRRWWRQGLGRAMLANVEQWARGMGAQRLELETMAANDAAQGLYESMGFAVEGRRRRAFLVAGAWMDALVMGKLLED, from the coding sequence GTGTCCCATCTCATGGATTCCATCACTCCCGTTGGGAACGATACGGGCCGAAGCGATGCGCCTGTGACCGTACGCGCCGCGCGCCTGGATGATGCCGCCGGGTTGCTGCGGCTCATGCGGGAGGTTGATGTCGAAACGCCGTTCATGATCTACGGCAAGGGCGAACGCAGCCTGTCCGTGGAGGATACTCGCAACCTGCTCGTGGAGGCCGGGCTTGTGCGCGGTCTGGCAATGTTCGTGGCCCAGGTCGGGCCAGAGCTTGCCGGCTATACTCTGGCCGTTAGCGGAGGCCTGGCCAGGACCAGGCACTGCGTGCGCATTTCGGCTCTGGCCGTGCGCCGCCGCTGGTGGCGGCAAGGTCTGGGCCGGGCCATGCTGGCGAATGTGGAGCAGTGGGCCAGGGGCATGGGCGCGCAACGGCTGGAATTGGAAACCATGGCCGCCAACGACGCCGCGCAAGGCTTGTACGAGAGCATGGGCTTTGCGGTGGAAGGCCGGCGACGGCGGGCCTTTCTTGTAGCCGGGGCCTGGATGGACGCCCTTGTCATGGGCAAGCTGTTGGAGGACTGA
- a CDS encoding phage holin family protein, with protein sequence MLHKILALVANAGDNARRGLDLVLAILHNRLRLLSLELKEEQLRFVQVLVWSLLGLGLFFMGLVLAVLAVIFLAGEEHRLMSLAVCAGVLLLAGLASALIAMARLKRQPAPFAQTIAEFGKDRQWLSDRDSGV encoded by the coding sequence GTGCTGCACAAGATTCTGGCTCTCGTGGCCAATGCCGGAGACAACGCCAGGCGCGGCTTGGACCTGGTCCTGGCCATCCTGCACAATCGGCTGCGATTGCTGTCCCTGGAACTCAAGGAGGAACAGCTCAGGTTCGTGCAGGTCCTGGTCTGGTCCCTGCTGGGCCTGGGCCTGTTCTTCATGGGTCTTGTGCTGGCCGTGCTGGCCGTGATTTTTCTGGCCGGCGAGGAGCACCGCCTGATGTCCCTGGCCGTATGCGCGGGCGTGCTGCTGCTGGCCGGGCTGGCCTCGGCCTTGATCGCCATGGCCCGGCTCAAGCGCCAACCCGCTCCCTTTGCCCAAACCATCGCCGAGTTCGGCAAGGACCGCCAATGGCTCTCGGATCGCGACTCCGGCGTATAG
- a CDS encoding DUF883 family protein — translation MDISKTKENLSRDFQSLLKNAQSLIEATSGEVDQKTKQARQKLEESLQSAEQAYEELEDRLKIHAKNADKLVREKPYHAMGVTLLVGVVLGWLMGRK, via the coding sequence ATGGACATTTCCAAGACCAAGGAAAACCTGTCCCGCGATTTCCAGAGCCTGCTCAAGAACGCCCAAAGCCTCATCGAGGCCACTTCCGGCGAGGTGGATCAGAAGACAAAGCAGGCGCGCCAGAAACTGGAGGAGAGTCTCCAGTCGGCCGAGCAGGCCTACGAGGAGCTTGAAGATCGCTTGAAGATCCACGCCAAGAACGCCGACAAGCTGGTCAGGGAAAAGCCCTACCACGCCATGGGTGTAACCCTGCTGGTCGGGGTGGTTCTTGGCTGGCTCATGGGCAGGAAATAA
- a CDS encoding dynamin family protein, whose product MKPEIMQLQYSRFKENIASLVGRLVEICAEVGDTELLDVAHGLVRSVNAPFLFVVVGEVKAGKSSFINALLGEDICAVAPDPCTDVIQKIVHAPRRSERIVSDQVREVGLPNDILREVAIVDTPGTNSIIERHQEITERFIPEADLAIFVFPAVNPYARSAWELFRLVHSDWHKKIIFVLQQADRASPAELKVNLARVAEYARERGVNSPRIFPVSAKLASEGKPGSGMQEIWDYISSTVTGGRHYVLKMESLINTGLRILDGVQEDLRAHAEALDKDRAERLAIARAMERSKEYSLRDADLLKAKLVDAYRRNAEDTTQAFREGLGIGTLVRSSLSSVFKRKRPLNDWLEGLGATFNQRFSRDVEAVSREAASRITENISRVMEILLEELKSTRSPRPQHLGVSGITNKRLSVINTCIDNVLLLLRDESLSGRLRPTGLERMGEQTMVGGFLTAVGAIIAATVHTAFFDVTGGILSMLGALLAINTLTFKRRGIVRRFEQGFEEGRERFERDLSENLAAQIEVIYSDLDLAFQPFYENIREREERLANLKAKVGAMRLALDGELSGAQSLVEAQERAG is encoded by the coding sequence ATGAAGCCAGAAATCATGCAGCTGCAGTACAGTCGGTTCAAGGAGAACATAGCGAGTCTCGTGGGCAGACTGGTGGAAATATGCGCGGAGGTCGGCGACACCGAGCTTCTGGATGTCGCCCATGGGCTCGTGCGCAGTGTCAACGCGCCGTTCCTGTTCGTGGTGGTGGGCGAGGTCAAGGCCGGCAAGTCGAGCTTCATCAATGCCCTGCTCGGCGAGGACATCTGCGCCGTGGCCCCGGACCCGTGCACCGACGTCATCCAGAAGATCGTGCACGCCCCACGCAGGAGCGAGCGCATCGTGTCCGACCAGGTGCGCGAGGTCGGCCTGCCCAACGACATCCTGCGGGAAGTCGCCATCGTGGACACGCCGGGCACCAACTCCATCATCGAGCGCCACCAGGAGATCACGGAGCGCTTCATCCCTGAAGCGGACTTGGCCATCTTCGTTTTCCCGGCCGTGAACCCCTACGCTCGCTCGGCCTGGGAACTGTTCCGCCTGGTGCACAGCGACTGGCACAAAAAGATCATTTTCGTGCTCCAGCAGGCCGACCGCGCCAGTCCCGCGGAGTTGAAGGTGAACCTGGCCCGCGTCGCCGAGTACGCCCGCGAGCGCGGCGTGAACTCACCGCGCATCTTCCCTGTCTCGGCCAAGCTGGCCAGCGAGGGCAAGCCCGGCAGCGGCATGCAGGAGATCTGGGACTACATCAGTTCCACGGTCACGGGGGGCCGCCACTACGTGCTCAAGATGGAGTCGCTGATCAACACCGGCCTGCGCATCCTGGACGGCGTGCAGGAGGACCTGCGCGCCCATGCCGAGGCCCTGGACAAGGACCGCGCGGAGCGCCTAGCCATAGCGCGGGCCATGGAGCGCAGCAAGGAATACTCTCTGCGCGACGCCGACCTGCTCAAGGCCAAGCTCGTGGATGCCTACCGCCGCAACGCCGAGGATACCACGCAGGCTTTCCGCGAGGGGTTGGGCATCGGCACTCTGGTGCGCTCGTCATTGTCCAGCGTGTTCAAGCGCAAGAGGCCGCTCAACGATTGGCTGGAGGGGTTGGGCGCGACCTTCAATCAACGTTTTTCGCGTGACGTGGAGGCCGTGTCTCGGGAGGCCGCCAGCCGCATCACCGAGAACATCTCGCGCGTCATGGAGATCCTGCTGGAGGAGCTCAAGTCCACGCGTAGCCCCAGGCCCCAGCATCTGGGCGTCTCCGGCATCACCAACAAGCGCCTGAGTGTCATCAACACCTGCATCGACAACGTGCTGCTGCTCCTGCGCGACGAGTCCCTGAGCGGCAGGCTGCGGCCCACGGGCCTGGAGCGCATGGGCGAGCAGACCATGGTCGGCGGCTTTCTGACCGCCGTGGGCGCCATCATAGCCGCCACGGTGCACACGGCTTTCTTCGACGTAACGGGCGGCATCCTGTCCATGCTCGGCGCGCTGCTGGCCATCAACACGCTGACCTTCAAGCGCAGGGGCATCGTGCGCCGCTTCGAGCAGGGCTTCGAGGAAGGTCGAGAGAGGTTCGAGCGTGACCTGTCCGAGAATCTCGCGGCCCAGATCGAGGTAATCTATTCGGATCTGGATTTGGCCTTCCAACCCTTCTACGAGAACATCCGCGAACGCGAGGAGCGCCTGGCCAACCTTAAAGCCAAGGTTGGGGCCATGCGTCTGGCCCTGGATGGCGAACTGTCTGGCGCGCAGTCCCTGGTCGAGGCCCAGGAACGCGCGGGATAG